From the Colletotrichum lupini chromosome 1, complete sequence genome, the window ACCGCGGGCGGTATCCGTACCACCATGTCGCTTTTTCAGAACACAAAATAGAAGACGGCCAGCTTTGTGCATACATAGCGCCTCCGATGGATCTGGCGCGACCTTGGCTGCTCGCACAAGCCCCCGAAACAGCAGGCAAACGCCGGCTAGGGCCATTTATGCCAGGCCCGTGTGTCCAACTACGCAGTACGCTGTCAAGCATCCCAGCGTCGCGATGTTCAGGTACCGAAGCACATCTTTCCCATTTGGCTGTGTGGGAGGTACGTGGTACCTGGCCCGCCTTGCATTGGTGGATTACTGCCGCATCAACGCCGTCGGCATCATTGAATACTACTAGTTGGCAATGCCAGGGGCAGAGAAGGCGAATGGAAGCATCCGAATGGTGGGGAGAGCTGATGATCCGGCCAAGTAACTCAAAGATGAGCCTTAGGTAGCGACGGGCCTATCGCGGTAGCCGTGAAATAAACCGTTGATGAAGCGCGGTAGCTCGTAGAATACGGGTAGGTGTGGCAATGCGTACGAGTTCCATTCTCAAATCTGCAAATTTCATCACCACCTCGGGTGGGATTGGGAAATGCAAACACCCACCCTGCATGCTGGGAATTGTGCAGGTGTTTCTCATCGTTTCATGTCTCGCCGTTGAGCCCTAGACGCTGAGTTAATAAGCCTCTGAATCGGCCGACACAATCATATAACTTAATCCACACGCTACTAGTACAGAAGCAGAGTAAAATCCAAACGTCCTCAAGCCTCAACTCAAGCCAGCGGTGCGGAGTATCGAGTATCCATATGGTGTGTTACGGAGTACTGTTCGTACCAACATGCTTTATGGGCATCCGCCATGTGCCCTTGTTCGTCGCTGGCTCGTTTgcctgccccccccccccccaagtGCTACCTTAGCTCGGGGCCTGCGGAACGGGCCTGAAGAGCCTTCCTGCTTGCCTGGAACTGTTTCTTGATTTGCTCGTGGTGAAAATGAGGATGGAGTATCAGTGATGCCGCCGAAGGGGGTCTGGGTCTCGTCAAACTGCCTATTATGTCATCTTGCGAACAAGCTACTCCAGAGACATACACTCATATCCGATCTTCAGAGACGCCGTGACATCAGCCGAAACCATACTGCGTAGGTAGCCAGCAATTGACTatctcctccttctcttgGACCTCTTCTCCGATAGACAATAGAGGCGACGTCGGCGGGGTTGGGATTGTCGGTGCGAACCTGATCCTGTAGCCAGAAGCGCGTCAGTGTGGGCACGTCCATAAGTCAGGAACAAGAAAAACCAGGCACAGGGGAGCAAAAAACGTGGAGGCAGCCCACCTGGTAGGCTGGCGCTCGACATTGATGTGCGAATGGGCGAGCCCAGATTCCCAGCAGCCTGGTGTTGACTTTGGTGACCCAGGAGAAATGATGAAACACGGCGGGAAGGTTGCGGGAAAGGGAATCAGGAGGGGAGCATCCGTACCTGCCTGCCTCCTGCCTCAGAGAGACTGGATGTCGGATGATGACATGTCGCGCTGGGCGCAGAGGGAAAGAATGCAGGTGGAGGGCGCTTCCTGCCTTCCTGCCGGCTCTAGCCCAGAAAAGGCAGGGAGCTACATGAGCACTGTACCTGCTTCCGCGGTGATGAACTTCAGGACCTTCCTCCGTGGCATTCGGGGGTCTTTTTGACGCAGAACTGAGAGCACTTTGCCAATCCTTCGTTGATTAAGGTATCGAGAGGAAGAAAAAGGTAGCTCCCCTGACGTATGCACTTTTGCACTTACAATTTGCTATAGCACGATGCATGGCGCCAGCAGGTGACGTTGCAGTGCTGCTATTAACTCGCCGTCCAACGTTCAGCAACTCTCCGATGAAGCCACCAACTTACAAAAGTCTGTCGATGTAGGATGACTCGCTCGGCTGATTTCTCCTCCGCCGTAATACCCAATTACCAGACACTTGGGTCAGAAGTCGACCACGGGCTTATGATGGCGCACATCGCCAACCGGCCGAGGCAACAAGGGGTCGCCAACCAGAACAGGGCGCCCTGTTCAGCGTGCCTCGAAGCTCTCGATCAAGCTCGACCCGAACACGGGGAGCCGGAACTGACAATTGAACTTTTCTTTGCCCACCTCTCTTCAGTCTTCCCTCGCCTACGTATCCGTACTGGGACTCTGGGACTCTGGAACCTAGGGAACTTGTGATGCTTTGGGAAAGCTCACCGGTGACCATGCCAACGAACGGAGCTCATGGGGCAAAGAGGCCCTCTTCCCGTTCGTTCTAAACCATCAGCTTGTCGCAATGAGACAATCAGTGGAGATGCCCAAACCGAATGACACACTGCAATCCGCCGCAACCTGCCGAGAAAAAAATGATCGATACTATTGCTTGGGCCCATAGTATGGAAAACGTCTGGAACATGTAGGCGTATGCGCCGTCTCTAACAGGAGCCaaggcccccccccccccccgccccTGATTGCCTCCGTTACCATCAACCGTATGTGAGATTCCTGCCTCTACAGAGTCGAAAGACTATCAGGACGTTTGGTTGCTTGAGATGGTTTGCCGCCTTGCCGCAGGCGCACTGCGGTGCGCACGCGGGTGCGTACACTATCGTCGCTGCGTCTATGCAACTGTCACTGCGATTGACACCGCGCCAAGTCTCAGGAACATGCGGCCAAAGCAACAGACTCATGGCACGGAGGATACGACGACGACAGCGACGTTGGTGAAGCAAACAAGTTGAACACCGACCGAGCACGTCGCAATGCGACACTGACCGGTGTCACCTCACTTCGACTCGACGTCGTCGTCTCGAGACGTGTCTTTGGCCTCCCTACCCAAGGAAATGATGTTTGTCAAACCCCCGCCCAACGAGTATCTTATTTCATAGTtttcccctccccctccccctcctcacAATTCCACGGGCCTTTCCGTTAGATTGGCAGCTAGAGAGGACCAGAGGGACCAGAGGGGACCGTCATCCTTGGAAGGGGACTTTGATGAGGAAAGACGCTGATCGACGAGCTACGGAGGAACGTTGGGCACCACGCACCCGGGGCAATTTGAGAACGACCAGATCTGTGCTCACTGCCCGTTAGACCAGGCGTTCGACCAGGGGTATGACCGGGCTACGATCCACTTGTTGCATAAAACGTTGTGCATGGGTATGAAGCTCGCGATGATGGATATTCTTATAGCTGATCTTTGTTCACATGTGTTTAACTGAATATCCCCGATAAAGGATACTCGGACCGTGAGTCTCTATCACAATTCACCTCACGCAGTCTTACATGCTATGGTTTGCTGATAGATTGGGTATTTGGTGGTTTTCAAGGGCTTTGACCCTACAAGTGAGAGACACATACCATACGCTATCTGTATAGAGCTGAGAGAGAAATGAAATGCGATGTCAATGATATCAAGATAGCGATGCACCATCTGACCTAGTTCCAGATCCTCACCGCTGCTTGGAGAGTCATACCGACTTCCTGCGGGGAAATGATGATTTGAGGAAATCCACATATCTGCACATGTCGAGATTTTCATAGTCACTGACTCAAGGATCCTTCTTTCCACAGGTGGGAGGTATTTGCCGGCATGGAAAATGTAAGTGCCTAGTTCCATCATGTCCAGTTGGCGGAGAACGGCCCGAGAATGTAAAGCCTCGTTCCGCCCAAGAAACCAGCAAACGAAACAGTAGCGTTTGCCTGTGTCTCTTGTCTCTGACGGAAGATAAGGAACCGGAAGATGGGTGGGTGGCTCATGCAGACTCAACCTCATTGACAAAAACCAGATATCGCGAGGGCTGTTACCACCTGGGGTGGTCTCCGGGCGTGTCTTAATCCAATGCTCTCTTACCCACCAACTCCATCTACGTACCTTACTATCGAAGGGGATCCGAACGAGAGTCAAATCTAAGTCTGATGCAACaaagtatagtataaacAACGCCCTTGAGTACCTGCTTAGTATTTGAATCgatctatactaagtagGGTATACTGTTAGAGAAAGTTGACTATATCAACGATTGCTTGACATTGAGGCTCGCAGTTGGCAATGATGGCGACTGAAGTATGACTGCCTCCCCAGCTTCTCATCGCCAGCTCCATCAGTCCCTACGTTTCAGTGCCACCAACTTACACCGCATGCGGCCAGAGTTGGGGTGCACCCTCACGGGTTCCGTGTCCTCCAGCTTATCTCCTAAGGCCTAGTAGCACATGCACCACGTGGCTACCGTCACTGGACCTACCCTTTTCAGCCTACAACCACATCGGGCTTTCGGAATGCATCGGTTGAACCGGTAGGAGGGTGAAATCCCTCAAGATGCAGGCTGACCGGAGTAACGGTTCACGGGAGCCAACAAAGAGGTCCACTACTGCGGAGAGAAGGGTTCGACAAGAACGCCATGAGCGCCCTGTGGGAGCACGAGGAACGCTGATACGGAGCCTTATCCGGGGCGTAGGTACCTACAACCTGCCGCACATGCCGCTCCCACCGCGTGGTAGAAAGCACCGATAATCGGCCCCACTTATTCATTCCTTCTGAAGGTTTGCGACTGTTGGAGGAATTTTTTTTCTGCTCCTACCCCAATTGCTTTTCGCCGACGACATTTGTCGAAAATATTTTTCTTCCTTCTTGGAGCCTCACCGTTCCCTCGTCGAAGTACGAGCGCCAATCCATTTTCTCTCGAAGAGGCCGGCTTGCTTCGTCCCGAAGATCTCGTGTTGCCTCGTTCCCCCGACTCTCTTTTCCCTAAGTCCGAAACACGAAGAAAACACGGCGTGGACCCTGTccaactaaaaaaaaaaatacccCGCCATCGGATACCCCGCCACCACCCACGACCGAAGCTATCTCGAACACCAACACCCATAACTACGCTGGTTCCTTCTGCGCAAACGTTTGCCAAGCTTCCTGGAACGCGGAAGCATTGGATAGACCTCGGGAATCACTGATCTCCTGCAAGATACCGCAAAGAGCAAGGCAAGATGTGTGGAATTCTTGGAATCTGCATGGGTCATTATGACCGGGATGAAGACAACTGCGACGCTGCGCAGGACATCCATGAAGCCATGTACCTTCTTCAGCACCGCGGCCAAGACGCCTGCGGTATTGCGACTAGGTAAGAGAACCTCAAGGACACCTAGCCAATTACAGGCTTTGGCTGACACCAGCAGTTCTTATGGAGGACGAATCTTCATGAACAAGGATTCTGGCATGGCAGCGACCGTCTTTAAGGACGGCAAGAGGGTCATTGACTTGCCTGGATGGATGGGCATTGGTCACCTTCGCTACCCTACCTGGGGAAGCAGTGGACGTGCTGAAGGTCAGAACAAAGCTGTGCTGGTGACACCTCACGGCCTTTGAGAGGCTAACGCAGATCACAGCTCAACCGTTCTACGTCAACAGCCCGTATGGAATCTGCCTGTCGCACAATGGCAACCTGACCAATGCTGCCGAGCTCCGTGCCTTCCTGGACAAGGACGCTCACAGGCATATCAACACCAGCAGTGACAGTGAGCTGATGCTGTCTGTCTTTGCCAACGAGCTTAATGAGACTGGAAAGGCGCGTATCAACGAGACAGATCTGTTCAGTGCGCTTGAGCGCACTTACAAGCGCATTCAGGGTGCCTGGGCTAGCGTCATCATGGTTGCTGGCTATGGTGTGGTTGCGTTCAGAGACCCTGATGGTATCCGTCCTTTGGTTTGGGGTTCTCGCAAGTCGACTCCTAACCCTGATGACGACGCTTACGACTACATGGTTGCGTCGGAGTCGATTGCTTTGCGCCAGCTGGGCTTCAAGAACATCACCGATGTCTTGCCTGGACAGGCTGTTCTCTTCAAGAAGGGCTGCCCTCCTGTTTTCCACCAGATTCAGGAGCCGGCTTCATACAGCCCTGACATCTTTGAATACGGTAAGAAGCTACAATCTTGGAAATGATGCTGGGACTTGCTGACGTAGTCAAGTGTACTTTGCAAGGCCTGACAGTGTCATTGATGGAATCAGTGTCCATGAGTCCCGCAACCGCCAGGGTATCAAGTTGGCTGACAATATCATCGCTCGGCTGGGCGAGGAGGCCGTTAAGGATATCGATGTTGTCATCCCTATCCCCGAGACTTCCAACACGGCTGCTGCAGCTTTGGCAGAGCGACTCAGGAAGCCCTATTCCATGGGTTTCGTCAAGAACCGTTACGTCTTCAGAACTTTCATCATGCCTGGACAGCAGATGCGGCAAAAGAGCGTTCGCCGCAAGCTCAGCACCATTGATTCCGAGTTCAAGGGCAAGACCGTGCTTCTTGTTGATGACTCGGTGGTTCGCGGAACGACTAGCCGGGAGATCGTCACCATGGCGCGTGAGGCCGGAGCTCGCAAGGTCATCTTCAGCTCGTGCTCGCCCGAGGTCATCCACCCTCATGTCCACGGCATTGACTTGGCATCGCAAAAGGATCTGATTGCTCATGGACGCACCAACGCCGAAATCGCCGAGCAAATCGGTGCTGATGACATCATCTACCAGACGGTCGAGGATCTCGTGGCCTCATGCGCCGAGCTTTCTCCTCGTGACCCCAAGACGCAGACTTTCGAGATCGGCGTTTTCAGCGGTTGCTATGTCACCCCTGTTTCTGAGGCCTACCTGGAGCAGCTCGACGATGCCCGCAACAGCGGCAGAAAGCGTAAGGCGCTTGTTGCCAGCAGCGGCCCCGTGAATACCGGCCCCGCGGACTCTGCGGAAACTCCTGCTGCTAAAATCGCCAAGACCAATGGCTTGGCGGCCCGGACACGAGCTGACCCGCAGTCCCCGGGAAACCCTGCGGACATTGGGTATGTACATCGAACATGCACTATGGGGACTGTTGACTGACTAAACGGCTTGCAGCATCCACAACGCAGCTCATGAGGGGGGGAACTAGACGATTCAAAGATGCTCACGCAACTATTCAGAGAAAGGCCAGAAATGGGGTATACAGAAAATCAAAAATTCAAGAGAGGCGTTGGGGAGGGATTGGTATTTTGGAACTACATTGCATTCATCTCTGAGGTTTATTACTCAGGCTTGGAGTTGGGTACTTGATTTGGTACTCGGCTggtaagagagagagagagagaggtatGTATGGTCGTCCGTACATAGGGTTCTTTTCGAACGTCCTGCACATAGATGATTCACAAGAATTAATCATCCATTCAAACAACTGCTTGGTGGTCATCAGTCGTCGTTGGATTGTACCCGGTAGTAGCATGAGTAATCTAAGGAGATATCCAGAGCCTCTGCATAAATATGAACCAGGGTGGCCAACCCCGGTTAAGTGCATGCGCTTCATACTTGTACATCGTCACAGTCAACGTCGCTTCATTTGGTGTCATTTACACTAAGGTATTCGTAGGCCCGAGCCCGAGGGTTCCATCGACCGGTCAGTTTTCTCCATCCGCGCCAGACGGTGAAGAAATTCCGTGAAACGATCCACCGTCGTCACTGATGGATCGGAGCGTTTCCCCCCTTCCCTTCTTCCCGTTCCCACAGGTAGTGGTCAGGTTACAAGCCGGACTGACTGGTTCCCAGCCTCCAGGTACTGCAGCCTGTAGGTAGCCTTTCCGCACGGAGCCCGTCACGACTCATATCCCAGCCCTCATCCCAGTGCCTGTATCTTTTCCCACCAAGGGCCCTTGGTTGCGTAGTGAAAACAGATGGGGAAAGAAACTCTCACAGTGAATACCTCCGTGAAGAAAAAAGACGATGAGGAAAAAGAGGTACATGGCCAGGGGACCTGGCACGAACTTTGCAAAGGCATGGGACCCGGACGACCAACCGGCACATCCGCGGTTCGACGGCCGGCGTCCATTTGGAATGACAGCTGGTGGGGAATAATCGCCCTTTTGCCCAAGTTTCCCAGGAATGAGTGTCCGTGCCAGCCCAGACGCAATAATCCCATCCAAGCCCAAAACTCTGCTGGGCGAGAGAAACCCGCCCGCCCACTGGCTGCATTGTGAGATGAAGTAAATCTCAATGGGTCAAGTTGCCAGGAAGATGAGCGCCTGTATGAGTAAGTTATTGACCTAGTGAACGGGTTCACTGGCCTTCCCCTCCTCCGTTGGCGCCATCGCCGCCGCGGCGGCCACATCTTCAACACGTTGACTAAGGTAAGACAATCTCTCCACTAGTACTAAAGCGCCCCCATCGCATGGACTCCACGACCCCTTTCTCGCCTGCTAGATGCACCCTTTCGCCTTGCCTCTAGGTTGTCTTTCAGCCTGACAGATACTTCAGAAGTTCACACCAGTAAACCCATCAGGCAGGCAGGAAGACGAAGGAGGGCGATCATCTCGTGGTGGATTCGCAACTACGAGACCGGGCTCTTCTGTCACCTCTATGCTCCGGCCTGGCAATCAGAGAGCATGGACATGGCCACCTTTAATCGCCGGCCATGGTAGTGTTCAATGCTGCACAGCTTTATGCTTCTCTTCAGGGTCGGACccttggaggaggagggggatcAGGATCCCAGGGAATGCAAAGCCCGCGCCGTCCGCCGGTCTCTTGGGACGGGCTGCGTTTTGGCATTTTGGCCAACATACCCCGCCAAATGGGCAATGCCATTTGGCAATAGTCGATACCTATCCTATGCCTGGCAGATTGGTTGGGCGCATGCCATGCAGAATGCAAGCCGTGCGGCTGCAATGTCACCGACGTTTTTGGTGACGGGCATGAACTTGGCCAAGGTTTGGCCGGGTTACCGTTCCCTCTAACGCCCCCAAAGATTCGGGCCAATCTGGATTTGTGGCACAGCGTCTTTTGGTAGAAGGTATCGAGCCCACAACCATGCTCAGCTGGGCTTGGGAAAGCACTGCATGGCCGCATTATCATGGCCAACTTCGAGGCATGGAACCAGCGAGATGATGGACAATCCCGTCGCACGCACAAGGGCGGGGCTTTGGCTCCGCATAGAGTGTTTCTTGTTCCGAGTTCGTTCTTGATGATTTTACTTGGGGGCCGTTAATGTGCCCTCGAATATTGCCAGACAAGGGGTTGGGGGGATTAGGATTGGTTTCCCGCTTCCTCGAAAAGAACAGAGCATTGGCCCATTTTCAGGGACCCCTCGTGGGATTTTCGTCGTGATACAATCTGTCGCCCGTGTTTCCACTAACCACCCCCCCTTATTCTGAATCCCCTCTGTCCCGTCCATGACCATGAGGGGAGGGATGGGAGGGGAGGGACGTGCGAATTGTCTCGTGAAAAGGGCAAGGCAGACCTCCGGACCTGCTGCGCTGCATTATCCATACGGATACGCATACCATGCGACGCGCAACAGACTTCTTCCAGAAGCTCTGGGCCGCGGGTTCCTTGCCCGGGCCCCATGTCGTCTCAAGTCCATCCGTGGTTGCGTTGCGAAGCGAATAACTCCTCTCGGGCTACTCTGTCCCGCCTTGTCTAACAGCCTACCTTATGCCAGGATGCTTCCCGCCTATTCTGCTGCCGCTGTTCCTCATATTGTGGAGGATGGTTTAGCGACCACTTCTCTAACTCTTCATCCAGCGAATGGAGTGTTGTAGGCCGGGCACTCTCGTTTCGCTAGCTCTTGGCTTCTACACGAGACTCGTAGGGACAATGGCGTTGTGCCAATTTCGGAGGGGTCTTGCAATAACTTGTGACTGATCAGAACGTGATCTCGTGATCGGTGGATATACTCCGTATGGACATCTATTTCCCAGAAAGCCACGCTTCACTCATCCTTGTGCTGACTCGGGGTGGGCGCGGAGATCACGATGTCGTGCTGCCGATGCACCTGTGCGGACCTAGAGTTCTGACGCTGTGCATCTCCGTTGTTGCATAGGTACATATCCTCCAGGGGTCCTGTGAGGTGGTTACGTAGTACAGATTGCTCCATCTCTCGTCACCCTCATCTCTGGGCAACGGAAATTTTCCCATCCTCTTTTTGCACGATTCCGTTAATTGCTGCTATTGCAACTGGACCAACCACCACCCTTGAAGACACACACGCCCAGACATTGGAAGGATGCTGGTGGGATTCAGGGTGGGACTGGGAGGGGAAGGCCGCCGCGGGTGGTTGGGAAGCATCCGGTTCATCTCGTCCCACGAAGTTGGGAAACCGCCGATCCGGAGCCGCCGCGTGGCCGGGCAGAAGCTCTTTTTCCTAGTCCGGATGCCGCGATATGAAAGGTGCCCGTGGCAACGACGCAGATGTATTGGAATCTTCGACGATCCCTCTACCGTGATTCACAAAGGCTGTTTCGTTTTAGTGTAGGGCCACTTGTTGGACCCTTGGAAAGCTTCACGCGAGATGAGCAGAACCTAGGTATCGTAGTCCAACACCCCCTCCCCTCTCTCGTCCATCTCGTGAACGATAGGAAAGAGTCCCCGCGCTCGCCTCGCTTCGAAATTTCGTTGAGACAAGGCCCTGAACTGAGAATTAGAGGCCGCTGTTGCAGTAGCCCCATGCCCTGTAAAGTCTAGCGCCCTGCCAGGCGTGGAGATTCGATTCCGCTTCTGGAAGCTGTGGAATATTCTTCTCGTTTTTTTCTCTTCACGATGGAAGACTGACCGAATGGAACCCCAGGTTGAGTAAGATGGCGGATGCAGCGGTGTATATTACCGAATGGAGACGAGGGCATCCACTGCCGTCCACCGGACAACAGAGTATCGTGCCGAACGGAACGTCCTCCATGTGAACAACACCGAACCATGTGAATTGAGTGCATAAGCCGTTTTTTGTGAGAGCCGGAAGTGTACAAGCTTTATGCGTCTGACTGCCGGGGTTCCACAGCGCCGGtaggtttttttttctttcgtcGGAGGTGGCTCCGGGTGGCGGCTGACGACACGGAATACGACCGCAAAACTACAACGGTCGTGGCCGGTCATTTGAAAAAGCAAAAACATACAACACCAGGTATTCGCTGATCGTCACCGACTCAACTACTAATCTGGCCCTCATCAGCTTGTCTATGGGAGAGCGGACGGGATCCCGAATTTTCTGATGGGTGTGGTCGTATGTGCTTGTCTTCCAAAAGAAGTTTCATTATATTGGAAGCGAATCCTATGCACCGGCTCTAGGCTGACTCTGAATGTACACTGTTCAGCATCGATATGAAATCTTGTATGGGCTCCTTCCCATATGTCGATGCGTAAGTCTATGACTCTGGAAGTGAAGAAACCGTTAAGCTGCAGACGAAGAACGATGGTCAGTGATGATAGAAGAAGGTACAGTAGCAAGACTGCGTTTTGAGAGAGCCGCCAGGCCAGCTTTGCGAAGCATCTTCCCAATGCATAGGAACGTTCTTCGCTTGGGGGGGAAACCTTGCTGTCTTGAGCTGTTTCGGAGGTAAATGTTTGCACCTCAGGGACTCGTCAGTACCATCCAGGTAAATGGCAAGTAGTTGGAGTATCCTGCTTGCGGGTTCTCCTAAGTCTAGCAACCACTTGAGCTCATCGACATACTAGATAGGTAGCTACTTATTGAGAAGTTGCAATCGATGGCAAATATCTTGTTCAAGGTCAAAATGCATCAGGTTGCTCGCCGGGTGTGTGGACCAAGGTAACACATCAAACTTCACGTGTGTCTTATCTTTGACATATACTATTGGCCGTCTAGCATGTGCGTATAAGATACCAAGGAAACCACtgagtactaagtaagtgcAAAACTTTCAAGATGATTCCATGGAACTGCCTGTTCTTATCCTACTGTGTAGTCACGATGTGGTGTTCTTGGAGTGATTGATCAAGCGAATGAATCATGCGATGTTTTCGGTCTCAAGCTGAGTGACTGCTCAGGTGCTCTACTGGGCCATCGTTCTTTCCTCTCACCATCCCTTTGTTCCTGCCTTGAGAAGGGTAGGAACGACGAGGAATAACAAACGCGCCTTCTCTAGACGCCCTTGGCTGCCTAACGGGCAGGCTGTTGACCCGagttttctttctttccaaCCTTCCATTCGTCCCTCCTCGCTCACTCACACACTCGATCCCCAAGAAATTCCCATCGACATTCCAAAATCCTTTCCTCAATACGCATCTTTCATCAATTCTTCTCAAGAATTCTTCAGATCCGTCAACACCGATACTCACATCATTA encodes:
- a CDS encoding amidophosphoribosyltransferase, which gives rise to MCGILGICMGHYDRDEDNCDAAQDIHEAMYLLQHRGQDACGIATSSYGGRIFMNKDSGMAATVFKDGKRVIDLPGWMGIGHLRYPTWGSSGRAEAQPFYVNSPYGICLSHNGNLTNAAELRAFLDKDAHRHINTSSDSELMLSVFANELNETGKARINETDLFSALERTYKRIQGAWASVIMVAGYGVVAFRDPDGIRPLVWGSRKSTPNPDDDAYDYMVASESIALRQLGFKNITDVLPGQAVLFKKGCPPVFHQIQEPASYSPDIFEYVYFARPDSVIDGISVHESRNRQGIKLADNIIARLGEEAVKDIDVVIPIPETSNTAAAALAERLRKPYSMGFVKNRYVFRTFIMPGQQMRQKSVRRKLSTIDSEFKGKTVLLVDDSVVRGTTSREIVTMAREAGARKVIFSSCSPEVIHPHVHGIDLASQKDLIAHGRTNAEIAEQIGADDIIYQTVEDLVASCAELSPRDPKTQTFEIGVFSGCYVTPVSEAYLEQLDDARNSGRKRKALVASSGPVNTGPADSAETPAAKIAKTNGLAARTRADPQSPGNPADIGERPEMGYTENQKFKRGVGEGLVFWNYIAFISEVYYSGLELDDSQELIIHSNNCLVVISRRWIGGQPRLSACASYLYIVTVNVASFGVIYTKVFVGPSPRVPSTGQFSPSAPDGEEIPVSPLPFFPFPQVVVRLQAGLTGSQPPALIPVPVSFPTKGPWLRSENRWGKKLSQGPGTNFAKAWDPDDQPAHPRFDGRRPFGMTADAIIPSKPKTLLGERNPPAHWLHFIDLVNGFTGLPLLRWRHRRRGGHIFNTAPIAWTPRPLSRLLDAPFRLASRLSFSLTDTSEVHTSKPIRQAGRRRRAIISWWIRNYETGLFCHLYAPAWQSESMDMATFNRRPWVGPLEEEGDQDPRECKARAVRRSLGTGCVLAFWPTYPAKWAMPFGNSRYLSYAWQIGWAHAMQNASRAAAMSPTFLVTGMNLAKVWPGYPGLGKALHGRIIMANFEAWNQRDDGQSRRTHKGGALAPHRVFLVPNKGLGGLGLVSRFLEKNRALAHFQGPLTSGPAALHYPYGYAYHATRNRLLPEALGRGFLARAPCRLKSIRGCVAKRITPLGLLCPALSNSLPYARMLPAYSAAAVPHIVEDGLATTSLTLHPANGVL